Proteins from a genomic interval of Verrucomicrobiia bacterium:
- a CDS encoding rhodanese-like domain-containing protein, whose protein sequence is MRRSLFRVVGVWLLLAAGASLSRPPAEFWRSFRPTEPTADDATLSQVLMCRRQPGTLVVDTRQARYFAEGRIPGAVNMSISELNAVVTNRPSAISKARGLLLYGSGSASEIEAAREIVVRAGLGEKTVIFGGGWREWVECGLPIEKDQE, encoded by the coding sequence ATGAGGCGCTCTCTCTTCCGGGTGGTCGGAGTGTGGCTTCTCCTGGCGGCGGGCGCCAGCCTATCGAGGCCTCCCGCGGAGTTTTGGCGGTCTTTTCGGCCAACGGAGCCGACTGCCGACGACGCGACGTTGAGCCAAGTTTTGATGTGCCGCCGCCAGCCGGGGACCCTGGTGGTTGACACCCGTCAGGCCCGGTACTTTGCCGAGGGCCGCATCCCGGGCGCGGTAAACATGTCCATTTCGGAGTTGAACGCGGTCGTGACGAACAGACCCTCGGCGATCAGCAAGGCCCGAGGTTTGCTGCTCTATGGTTCAGGCAGCGCAAGCGAAATCGAAGCGGCCCGGGAGATCGTCGTTCGGGCTGGCTTGGGGGAGAAGACCGTCATCTTCGGGGGTGGTTGGCGCGAGTGGGTTGAGTGCGGTCTGCCGATCGAGAAAGACCAGGAATAG
- a CDS encoding MauE/DoxX family redox-associated membrane protein: protein METARDIATPECSEREMEPTMQRVCARAMTALAADCAWMALRLLLAGGLEIAGIGKIVAPAGLAAYLQELGWPPVLSGGVAALLPSFELTLGICLMARIELELASVLTWLLSAGFVVMALLALSKPTGLGCPCLPQMSPGILSSGLGMVFRNLVLLLAASLAVWKWGIRAAVGGAVPEKLWS from the coding sequence ATGGAAACGGCCAGGGACATCGCCACGCCGGAATGCAGCGAGCGCGAGATGGAGCCCACCATGCAGCGCGTGTGCGCGCGAGCTATGACGGCACTTGCGGCCGATTGCGCCTGGATGGCCCTGCGCCTTCTTTTAGCCGGGGGCTTGGAGATAGCCGGGATTGGGAAAATCGTTGCGCCCGCCGGCTTGGCTGCTTATCTCCAGGAGTTGGGCTGGCCCCCGGTGCTCTCGGGTGGGGTAGCCGCGCTTCTTCCCAGCTTCGAACTGACGTTGGGTATTTGCCTGATGGCCAGAATTGAGTTGGAGTTGGCGTCGGTGCTGACCTGGCTCCTCAGCGCAGGGTTTGTCGTCATGGCGCTCCTTGCGTTGTCCAAACCCACCGGCTTGGGCTGTCCATGCCTGCCGCAGATGAGCCCGGGCATCCTGAGCAGCGGTCTCGGCATGGTTTTCCGAAATCTCGTTCTGCTCCTGGCCGCTTCGCTGGCCGTATGGAAATGGGGGATTCGCGCCGCCGTCGGTGGGGCCGTCCCGGAAAAGTTATGGTCGTAG
- a CDS encoding type II secretion system protein, with protein sequence MDLLVVIAVIGALLALFLPAVNRAHEKSNRVVCANNLRQLAASTLAYANDSSTGRLTPDRYERRFIDAGPGQNWLWRYMTHGSGLPKMFFCPSTRQGHLLKLLHDPDGTLWYGDLMRSADGRLAVHGCSYDTIPFFAELENYWNGNSNAERNSRAVPKTLPTINTYAHEHEAFGLKGRVPGPSAVWIYADASSWNPFQLYLPVSESNHGAEGQNVGFCDGHVQWVGRAQVVYSYELSQDNNRTRAYPRGHGPR encoded by the coding sequence ATGGATCTGCTGGTTGTCATCGCAGTTATCGGCGCGCTCCTGGCTCTGTTTCTTCCCGCGGTGAACAGGGCGCATGAGAAAAGCAACCGTGTCGTCTGCGCAAATAACCTGCGGCAGCTTGCGGCCTCGACGCTCGCCTATGCAAACGACTCGTCCACCGGCAGGCTGACACCGGATCGGTACGAGAGGCGGTTCATCGACGCGGGCCCAGGCCAGAACTGGCTCTGGCGCTATATGACACACGGCTCGGGGTTGCCAAAGATGTTTTTCTGTCCAAGCACACGGCAGGGCCATCTCTTAAAACTACTCCACGATCCGGACGGTACCCTCTGGTATGGCGACCTGATGCGTTCGGCTGACGGACGCCTTGCGGTCCATGGTTGCAGTTACGATACTATCCCGTTCTTCGCGGAGCTGGAGAATTATTGGAATGGCAACTCGAATGCGGAACGCAACTCCCGGGCCGTCCCTAAAACGCTGCCCACGATCAACACCTACGCGCATGAGCACGAGGCCTTCGGCCTCAAAGGCCGAGTCCCCGGACCCAGCGCTGTTTGGATTTACGCTGATGCCAGCTCCTGGAATCCCTTCCAATTGTACCTTCCTGTTAGCGAAAGCAACCATGGCGCGGAAGGGCAAAACGTGGGGTTTTGTGATGGGCACGTCCAGTGGGTGGGCCGCGCGCAGGTGGTTTACAGCTACGAGCTGTCGCAGGACAACAATCGGACGAGGGCTTACCCAAGAGGCCACGGGCCTCGCTGA